GTGCCATGCATTGTGCGGGTTGGTGGGCAGCGGTGGTGACACCATATCGGATGACCAGTAGTCGAGACGGTTGCGACCAACCATGACCTTATCGCTGCAGGGGGCGGGCTTCTAACAAGGGGCCCCAAAAAACACTGAAGAAGGGGGCGACATAAAATGTCTGAAAAAAGCCAAAATGTGCAGGACGTGTTCCTCAACCACGTCCGCAAGAACAAGACTCCCGTGACCGTGTTCCTCGTGAACGGTGTTAAACTTCAGGGAATCATCACCTGGTTCGACAACTTCTCGGTGCTGCTGCGGCGCGACGCGCATTC
This genomic stretch from Azospirillum sp. TSH58 harbors:
- the hfq gene encoding RNA chaperone Hfq, translating into MSEKSQNVQDVFLNHVRKNKTPVTVFLVNGVKLQGIITWFDNFSVLLRRDAHSPVTATVTSAFDFARAPTAIATATSGLTAPWA